TCTTGCTCGTAGGTTTCGGTCGCAGTGATCTGGTATTTGTAGTGAACCGGCTGTACAACGGAAAGAAATCGTTATTTGGCATTTGAGCGTTTTATTTCATACACCTTACTTTGGAGGTATTCAACAGATTTTCAGGAGGAAAATCGCACCGTGTTGCTTCCTGAGACGCCCCTGGAACGATGTCCAGTTGCAATCTCTGGAAAGAGGTAGGTGGAATGGTTGTCTTCGTCCTCGCTGGAAGAGTAGAATGGTGGTGGTGGAAACCGGCTTGTGGCTCCATGAACAGGACTCATGGGTGGGCTGTTACCCGGTGTAACATCTTCTCCATCCGCCTCGTACATCCCCTCAAAATGATCTTTCCCTTTCTGGTATCTCACAGGCTGCAAGAAGAGAAAAATCAGAGAATTGAGTTTTAAGTAACAAGGACTTAAAAGAGTTTGGTGTACCTACCATTGTTCTTGCGTGTGGCGGACTTTGGGATGGATGAAATGGACTTGGAGGAGCGCTCTTCCGTGAAGTCACATGTCCCTCTGCCCCATACCTTTCTCTGCTGTAGTCTCTCCCTCCATCATGCTGCAATCACAAAGAGAACAacaactaattttggttctgattgggaagaagaagaatgttaAACACACGAGATCCAGGATCAGTACCATGTTGTAGGGAGCTGGAGAGCGGCTTCTGGAGGGGTGAAAGGGGCTCACATTGGCCTGTGCCTCATACATTCTCTCATAGAGCTCTCTGCTAAAGTCGGTAGACCTCCTACGGCGATCAGGCTGCAAATCACAGACCAGACAACCCCCAACGTTGTAGTTCAGTTACTTCTCATATAGGGAAGAATGCAAAAGAGAGCATAAACGAGTGAGTACCGTGCGGGTTCTGGAAGATCGAAAGGGGCTCATAGAAGCGTTGCTCCTTGGGGTCACATCAGCATCAGGTTCATAAGAGATGTCTTCCCCTCTTTCTTTACCATTCTCTCTAGGACGATCGGGCTGGAGTTTTGAAACAAAGGATCAAACCATGACAAGTGAAAGAAAAGTGTAAATCAAACACATTAAAGAGTAGTGGTATTAGTAGTTGTACCGTGCTGTGTCTGTAGACAGGAGGCCGATGGCCGGAATTAGGGACACGTTCAGAAGCATGCTGTTGTTGTTTCCAGTGAGTGGTATGGTCATCAGAGACTGGGAAGGCGTACTCTGATTCTGATCTTTTTATGCCGAAGCGAGTCACCGGCGGAGATGAAAGAGCCTCGGTGGGATGAGGAGGGCTGGAGGGGTTGCTCTTGCTAGCACTTTTGTGACCCAAGAATCCTGGACACACACTAACACTTGAGTGTTTGTTGCCAGACATCTATCTAaactaagaaagaaagaaaactgaCCTGCTCTTTTGACATACTTGTTCTCTCTATTTGAATTGTAGAAATCCATCCTCGGAGTTCCTGTGATCAAGAGAACACATAGAGAGAGAGCTTAAAATCTCTACATGGGCTTAAAATCTCTATTTAATAAGCTGACAAAAACAATCAGAcgacataaatattaaattgatgTCTATCCAACTGTAGCAGCCCCTCACACTGACTTGGTCAGTTCTGGCAACACCCcttctttttgaaaattctgATTCACAGATTATTAAACATACACGACCGAACGCATCAATTATTCCTCTATCGTATTCGTTACCAACCACTTCTTTGCCtgcacatttttattaattattgctAGGTGATTGTGAGCGCGGGAATTAATATTTACCAATAAATAACTCACAATAATTAGTTGGTATTTGggttcaatttttattaaattataaactattcTAATTTATAtgtgtaaaattaaatatatgattattttaaataacaatattgtagttattttagtataaaattttGGATCGGTT
The window above is part of the Brassica napus cultivar Da-Ae chromosome C3, Da-Ae, whole genome shotgun sequence genome. Proteins encoded here:
- the LOC125574888 gene encoding uncharacterized protein LOC125574888, which gives rise to MDFYNSNRENKYVKRAGFLGHKSASKSNPSSPPHPTEALSSPPVTRFGIKRSESEYAFPVSDDHTTHWKQQQHASERVPNSGHRPPVYRHSTPDRPRENGKERGEDISYEPDADVTPRSNASMSPFRSSRTRTPDRRRRSTDFSRELYERMYEAQANVSPFHPSRSRSPAPYNMHDGGRDYSRERYGAEGHVTSRKSAPPSPFHPSQSPPHARTMPVRYQKGKDHFEGMYEADGEDVTPGNSPPMSPVHGATSRFPPPPFYSSSEDEDNHSTYLFPEIATGHRSRGVSGSNTPVHYKYQITATETYEQDMQFEPPELPDEAESFTMQEITKMRGIDSSYKAGKEETQLVISEAYVSVASYKVRKSVSATLQTILDKQGDIAASSKLQSSSTRSFYLESLATAVMELKSTALRDLRKARVAEIEAVVKDMDSVKIDVSWLKRAVKELAEAVDCFGLYDSAKMEKEECNRGMREGKLEMEELREELRRREKETKECRERVTEMAGRLGKLEMKDSRVTKNLELFQSKVRKFDGEYVLAEI